A stretch of Halichondria panicea chromosome 1, odHalPani1.1, whole genome shotgun sequence DNA encodes these proteins:
- the LOC135343237 gene encoding adhesion G protein-coupled receptor L3-like has translation MMSYRIAGSTLALAIIIITFATSCDTQIADETSSSAGKKFVIGFPRNYVFAEQNELSLYITNPESSAVNFTVTPINISGNVSNSSTRVIVPPSFEVISVNERNKGILVEADGNINLYGISFYSSTTDAYLALPCSKMAVDEYEYYGISYDTGSSNFPSVILLVACENETVVKFDSLTITLNSSETYLIDSDNDLTGTRITSSKPLSVFSGSECAYVPQGIRPCDHLVEQVPPTVTWGLKFLVASLKGRFSGERIRILSARAASVAVNCNTNVSVSEFQLQSGGSFREFEIPINSFCSIESTSPVLVAQYAYGRGSDGVGDPFMMIIPPIEQFTNNYLVEVFPLIVSNYVTVYVSSEFFQTAQILLDNSIVTGWRNVVCSSGEVCGHISRTSVSTGAHSIRHQNSSAALGVSVYGFSRSNSYGYPGGMKLSPIQCNCGQNSICLNNREQFNCSCLNGFMASLSGTDEVVCNGVVCEAERDSVWGLVFPATVAGFSYSQQCPQNGNETTLGTATRFCTLGGVWEAVNIDNCTREVFISLNDRANELFSRNASQNNASQNEVDNLLVSLAEATSVDATGDSTIFPQDLSTTNTIVKSSVNYLVQSVEIASPMSSLNFSDEVMNVLNNVLDERNTEGWERLQEDSSAESQQLLLSTELYGQYVSLALRSEAVDTGNVTEITLERQNIMLAAIEVDTTSLDNITFPEVVEVSEETGSAQTVIPAALLMERGAREGNVTAVNILFSNLEDFLPKTNLEMNTTRPVSQVISSQVFSNVKLTNSQAQATFRFTTQKFSEDEVAENARCVFWSVSSDAANSTWSTEGVTKVSVDEDEQMRVYNIVCESSHFTAFAVLMDVTGALNNTTPEIRFALSVVTYVGCSISIFFLLLSILYFLTLRKELLTEIHNFIHLNLSISLLLGYVVFLSGVETAVANKVACVFVAALLHYLFTAVFFWMLCEGIMLYLMLVFVFNRISKKWWIFLIIGWGVPVIPVAISAGLIHDQYGTEEYCWIAVGAGDKGAIWAFVVPMLLVVLVNVFFFLAALRSVYKLKKSTIERNGKKESLKLFSQLFKATIILLPLLGLTWVFGLLSVNSSTIVFAWLFSIFNSLQGLFVFILHVLRSEKVTNFLKQCRKRMDSVVSTSASEKNDLSKNPTSGVQLKPSHSRFSKHDHSTMQDEAIKVDETASEFGSEKLYIAGSLEKENN, from the exons ATGATGAGCTACAGAATTGCTGGATCTACTTTGGCATTGGCAATAATCATAATCACATTTGCAACATCTTGTGATACTCAAATTGCAG ATGAGACCTCATCAAGTGCTGGCAAGAAATTTGTAATCGGTTTCCCAAGAAATTATGTATTTGCAGAACAAAACGAGTTGTCTTTGTATATCACAAACCCAGAGTCAAGTGCTGTTAATTTCACAGTCACTCCAATTAATATCAGTGGAAACGTTTCTAACTCTTCAACTAGGGTAATCGTTCCACCCAGTTTTGAGGTAATATCTGTTAATGAAAGGAACAAGGGGATCCTTGTTGAAGCTGACGGAAACATCAATTTGTATGGGATATCTTTTTATTCAAGTACTACAGATGCTTATTTAGCGTTACCATGTTCTAAAATGGCAGTTGATGAATACGAATATTATGGAATCTCCTATGACACCGGTAGTAGTAACTTTCCTAGTGTAATTTTGCTGGTGGCTTGTGAAAATGAAACTGTTGTCAAATTCGATTCTTTAACAATAACACTCAATAGTTCGGAAACATATTTGATTGATAGCGATAATGATCTCACAGGAACAAGAATAACTAGCTCCAAACCTTTGTCTGTGTTTAGTGGATCTGAGTGTGCTTATGTTCCTCAAGGTATAAGGCCTTGTGACCACCTGGTTGAACAAGTGCCTCCGACTGTGACATGGGGCTTAAAATTCCTCGTAGCATCTCTCAAGGGAAGATTTTCTGGTGAACGTATTCGTATTCTTAGTGCCCGAGCAGCAAGTGTAGCTGTGAACTGTAACACTAACGTATCAGTCAGTGAATTCCAGTTGCAGAGTGGAGGGAGCTTCAGAGAATTTGAAATCCCTATTAACAGTTTCTGTAGCATTGAATCCACTTCTCCAGTACTGGTCGCACAGTATGCGTATGGTAGGGGTAGTGATGGTGTAGGAGACCCATTCATGATGATAATCCCTCCAATTgagcagtttacaaataaCTATTTGGTTGAAGTGTTTCCTCTTATCGTATCCAACTACGTCACGGTGTATGTTTCTTCTGAGTTTTTTCAAACTGCACAAATATTATTAGACAATTCCATTGTTACTGGCTGGAGGAATGTTGTCTGTTCAAGTGGAGAGGTTTGTGGCCATATAAGTAGAACGAGTGTGTCCACTGGAGCACATTCTATCCGCCATCAAAACAGCTCAGCAGCTCTAGGTGTTTCAGTGTATGGATTCAGCAGATCTAATTCTTATGGTTACCCTGGAGGCATGAAATTATCTCCCATACAATGCAACTGTGGTCAAAATTCTATTTGTTTGAATAACAGGGAACAGTTCAACTGTAGCTGCTTGAATGGCTTTATGGCTTCATTGTCTGGAACAGATGAAGTCGTCTGTAATG GCGTGGTTTGTGAAGCTGAACGTGATTCTGTATGGGGGCTTGTCTTCCCTGCCACTGTGGCTGGCTTTTCATATTCCCAGCAATGCCCACAAAATGGAAATGAAACAACTTTAG gtactgCAACTCGTTTCTGTACACTGGGTGGTGTCTGGGAAGCAGTGAATATTGATAACTGCACTAGGGAAGTATTCATCTCACTTAATGACAGG GCAAATGAACTATTTTCTAGAAATGCATCTCAGAACAATGCATCTCAGAACGAAGTTGACAACCTTCTTGTTTCTCTTGCGGAGGCTACTAGTGTAGATGCAACAGGAGACTCCACCATATTCCCCCAAGATCTCAGCACTACTAATACGATCGTCAAGTCAAGTGTGAATTACCTGGTTCAAAGTGTTGAGATTGCCAGCCCGATGTCTTCTCTCAATTTTAGTGAC GAAGTTATGAACGTTCTCAACAATGTTCTGGACGAGAGAAATACAGAAGGATGGGAAAGATTACAAGAG GATTCTTCTGCTGAGAGTCAGCAATTACTGTTGAGTACAGAGTTGTATGGTCAGTATGTGTCATTGGCACTAAGGAGTGAAGCTGTGGATACAGGCAACGTGACGGAGATCACACTTGAGAGACAAAACATCA TGCTAGCTGCAATTGAAGTTGACACCACTAGTTTGGATAACATTACCTTTCCTGAAGTTGTCGAAGTCAGTGAAGAAACAGGCTCAGCCCAAACTGTGATACCAGCTGCTCTTCTTATGGAGAGAGGCGCTCGAG AGGGGAATGTTACAGCAGTCAACATTCTATTTTCCAACTTGGAGGATTTTCTTCCAAAAACAAATCTTGAAAT GAACACGACCAGACCAGTATCACAGGTTATTTCTAGTCAAGTCTTCTCCAATGTGAAGTTAACTAACTCTCAGGCACAGGCAACCTTCAGATTCACCACCCAAAAG TTCTCTGAGGATGAAGTAGCCGAAAATGCAAGATGTGTATTTTGGAGTGTTTCTAG TGATGCGGCCAACAGCACGTGGTCCACAGAAGGTGTGACTAAAGTCAGTGTGGATGAAGACgagcaaatgagagtatataATATTGTCTGTGAGAGCAGTCATTTCACAGCATTTGCTGTTCTAATGGATGTCACTGGAGCACTGAAT AACACAACTCCAGAGATCAGGTTTGCTCTGTCGGTGGTGACTTATGTTGGTTGTTCCATCTCCATCTTCTTTCTTCTGTTGTCTATCCTCTATTTCTTGACATTGAG AAAAGAGCTGCTGACCGAAATTCATAATTTCATCCATCTCAACCTGTCTATTTCTTTGCTCCTTGGTTACGTAGTGTTCCTGTCAGGAGTAGAAACTGCTGTGGCCAACAAG GtagcgtgtgtgtttgtggctgcTCTCCTTCACTACCTGTTCACTGCTGTGTTCTTTTGGATGCTGTGTGAGGGAATCATGCTCTATCTCATGTTGGTGTTTGTCTTCAACCGAATATCCAAGAAGTGGTGGATATTCCTTATTATTGGATGGG GTGttccagtgataccagtggcTATATCTGCTGGACTTATTCACGATCAGTATGGCACAGAAGAATA TTGTTGGATTGCTGTTGGTGCCGGTGATAAAGGAGCCATATGGGCATTTGTTGTACCAATGCTACTAGTTGTTCTG GTGAATGTATTCTTCTTCTTGGCTGCTTTGCGTAGTGTCTATAAACTGAAAAAGTCAACCATAGAACGGAATGGAAAAAAGGAATCTTTAAAGTTATTCTC acaaCTCTTCAAGGCCACCATTATTCTCCTTCCATTGCTCGGGCTGACCTGGGTGTTTGGTCTACTCTCAGTCAACAGTAGCACTATTGTGTTTGCATGGTTGTTCTCTATCTTTAACTCACTGCAAGGCCTGTTCGTATTCATCCTCCATGTGCTCAGGAGTGAAAAG GTCACAAACTTCCTAAAGCAGTGCAGAAAGAGAATGGATAGCGTTGTATCAACTTCTGCCTCAGAAAAAAATGATCTG AGCAAGAATCCGACGAGTGGTGTTCAGCTCAAGCCAAGTCACTCTAGATTCAGCAAACATGATCATAGTACCATGCAAGATGAAGCCATTAAAGTCGATGAAACTGCATCTGAATTCGGCTCAGAGAAGTTATACATTGCTGGATCGCTTGAAAAGGAGAACAATTAA
- the LOC135343223 gene encoding adhesion G protein-coupled receptor L3-like isoform X2, with protein sequence MMAPVTQRVIAMLLCTLSQCSAAGTVSFSSGSASQTVMEGGSLSVCVMAILDSGDSVEMGLSVTPARGLDVSTNTLHLTDTTTTDCWMVTATDDAIYEADSQIFTLNLALVNPTSSDIVLTDPSTATITVMDNEGAVVSLVNPTIVQNEGDGDVSVCARLDSPAGGAEREIFIALNNNDFTFPSNSRVGATQCLTIPVTNDNVYQTSPVLMETVTLSKSLVVTNQGRLDLTNTVAMVTINDNDDAVVSMDTPTITTTEGGVVGVCANLVSPSGGTSVPITVVFTWNNGGSNSATFSANSNANTLTCIQLTVADDDIYGMSPIPVYTVVLSISSPNSRVSIGGIGETTITVSDDDDAVVSMVTPPMTTTEGAVVEVCANLVSPFGGTSVPITVVFTWSGGSDSATFSANSNPNTQACIQLTVADDDIYGTSPIPVYTVVLSSFNSRVTVGRNSQTTITVRDDDDISEATINIINDDGVVCEAERDSVWGLVFPATVAGFSYSQQCPQNGNGTTLGTVTRFCTLGGVWEAVNIDNCTREVISSLNDRANELFSRNASQKNASQNEVDNLLVSLAKATSVNATGDSTIFPKDLSTTNTIVKSSVNYLVQNIETASPMSSLNFSEEVMNVLNNVLEERNTEGWERLQVDSAAESQQLLLSAELYGQYVSLALRSEAVDTGNMTEITLVRQNIVLAAIEVDTTSLDNIIFPEVVEVSEETGSAQTVIPAALLMERGALDGNVTAVNILFSNLEDFLPKTNLEMNTTRPVSQVISSQVFSNVKLTNSQAQATFRFTTQKFPADEVAENARCVFWSVSSDAANSTWSTEGVITVSVDEDEQMRVYNIVCESSHFTAFAVLVDVTGALNDTTPEISFALSVVTYVGCSISIFFLLLSIFYFLTLRKELLTKVHNFIHLNLSISLLLGYVVFLSGVETAVANKGACVFVAALLHYLFTTVCFWMLCEGIMLYLKLVLVFNRISKKWWIFFIIGWVVPVIPVAISAGLIHDQYGTEEYCWIAVGAGDKGAIWAFVVPMLLVVLVNIFFLLAALRSVYNLRKSTMQRSEKKESLKLFSQLFKATVILLPLLGLTWVFGLLSVNSSTIVFAWLFSIFNSLQGLFVFIFHVLRSEKVTNFLKQCRKRMDSVVSTASGKNNPSKNLMSGVQLKPIHSRFSKHNYSMMTDEAIETAASEFGSEKLYIAGSLESDN encoded by the exons ATGATGGCACCCGTAACTCAGAGAGTGATTGCGATGTTGCTATGCACTCTCAGTCAGTGCAGTGCAGCTGGAACAGTCAGCTTTAGCAGTGGCAGTGCATCTCAGACAGTAATGGAGGGAGGCAgtttgtcagtgtgtgtgatggcGATACTGGACTCTGGAGATAGTGTAGAGATGGGACTATCAGTCACTCCAGCAA gaggaCTTGATGTTTCTACAAACACATTGCATCTGACTGACACCACTACTACTGATTGCTGGATGGTTACTGCTACGGATGATGCCATCTATGAAGCTGATAGTCAGATATTTACACTGAATCTTGCTCTTGTGAACCCCACTTCGTCAGATATTGTGTTGACAGATCCAAGTACTGCAACTATCACAGTAATGGATAATGAAG GAGCTGTAGTATCGCTAGTGAACCCAACTATAGTGCAGAATGAAGGAGATGGTGATGTCTCAGTGTGTGCTAGACTAGACTCTCCAGCAGGAGGGGCAGAGAGGGAGATATTTATAGCACTCAATAATA ATGACTTCACCTTCCCCTCCAATTCTCGTGTGGGGGCTACCCAGTGTCTGACTATCCCAGTTACCAATGACAATGTGTACCAAACAAGTCCAGTGTTGATGGAGACTGTTACTCTCAGTAAAAGTTTAGTGGTTACCAATCAAGGAAGATTAGATTTGACAAACACAGTGGCAATGGTGACTATCAACGATAATGATG ATGCTGTTGTCTCCATGGACACTCCTACCATAACAACTACCGAGGGTGGTGTGGTTGGTGTGTGTGCTAATCTGGTCAGTCCATCTGGTGGAACAAGTGTACCCATCACTGTTGTGTTTACTTGGAATAATGGAG GATCAAACTCTGCAACCTTCTCGGCTAACTCAAACGCAAACACTCTGACATGTATACAACTGACAGTGGCAGATGATGATATATACGGGATGTCTCCAATACCAGTGTACACTGTTGTGTTGAGCATTTCAAGCCCCAACTCAAGAGTGTCTATTGGAGGGATTGGTGAAACCACAATAACAGTCAgcgatgatgatg ATGCTGTTGTCTCCATGGTCACTCCTCCCATGACAACTACTGAGGGTGCTGTGGTTGAGGTGTGTGCTAATCTGGTCAGTCCATTTGGTGGAACAAGTGTACCCATCACTGTTGTGTTTACTtggagtggag GATCGGACTCTGCAACCTTCTCGGCTAACTCAAACCCAAACACTCAGGCGTGTATACAACTGACAGTGGCAGATGATGATATATATGGAACGTCTCCAATACCAGTGTACACTGTTGTGTTGAGCAGTTTCAACTCAAGAGTGACTGTTGGAAGAAATAGTCAAACAACAATAACAGTCAGGGATGATGATG ACATCTCGGAAGCAACCATCAATATCATCAACGATGATG GCGTGGTTTGTGAAGCTGAACGTGATTCTGTATGGGGGCTTGTCTTCCCTGCCACTGTGGCTGGCTTTTCTTATTCCCAGCAATGCCCACAAAATGGAAATGGAACAACTTTAG GGACTGTGACTCGTTTCTGTACACTGGGTGGTGTCTGGGAAGCAGTGAATATTGATAACTGCACTAGGGAAGTAATCAGCTCACTTAATGACAGG GCAAATGAACTATTTTCTAGAAATGCATCTCAGAAAAATGCATCTCAAAATGAAGTTGACAACCTTCTTGTTTCTCTTGCGAAGGCTACTAGTGTAAATGCAACAGGAGACTCCACCATATTTCCCAAAGATCTCAGCACTACTAATACGATCGTCAAGTCAAGTGTGAATTACCTCGTTCAAAACATTGAGACCGCTAGTCCCATGTCTTCTCttaatttcagtgaa GAAGTTATGAACGTTCTCAACAATGTTCTGGAAGAGAGGAATACAGAAGGATGGGAAAGATTACAAGTG GATTCTGCTGCTGAGAGTCAGCAATTGCTGTTGAGTGCAGAGTTATATGGTCAGTATGTGTCATTGGCACTGAGGAGTGAAGCTGTGGATACAGGCAACATGACGGAGATCACACTTGTGAGACAGAACATCG TGCTAGCTGCAATTGAAGTTGACACCACTAGTCTGGATAACATTATCTTTCCTGAAGTTGTCGAAGTCAGTGAAGAAACAGGCTCAGCCCAAACTGTGATACCAGCTGCTCTTCTTATGGAGAGAGGCGCTCTAG ATGGGAATGTTACAGCAGTCAACATTCTATTTTCCAACTTGGAGGATTTTCTTCCAAAAACCAATCTTGAAAT GAACACGACCAGACCAGTATCACAGGTTATTTCTAGTCAAGTCTTCTCCAATGTGAAGTTAACTAACTCTCAGGCACAGGCAACCTTCAGATTCACCACCCAAAAG ttCCCTGCAGATGAAGTAGCCGAAAATGCAAGATGTGTATTTTGGAGTGTTTCTAG TGATGCGGCCAACAGCACGTGGTCCACGGAAGGTGTGATTACAGTCAGTGTGGATGAAGACgagcaaatgagagtatataATATCGTGTGTGAGAGCAGTCATTTCACAGCATTTGCTGTTCTAGTGGATGTCACTGGAGCACTGAAT GACACAACTCCAGAGATCAGCTTTGCTCTATCGGTGGTGACTTATGTTGGTTGTTCCATCTCCATCTTCTTTCTTCTGTTGTCTATCTTCTATTTCTTGACATTGAG AAAAGAGCTGCTGACCAAGGTTCATAACTTCATTCATCTCAACCTGTCTATTTCTTTGCTCCTTGGTTACGTGGTGTTCCTGTCAGGAGTAGAGACAGCTGTGGCCAACAAG GgagcgtgtgtgtttgtggctgcTCTCCTTCACTACCTGTTCACTACTGTGTGCTTTTGGATGCTGTGTGAGGGAATCATGCTCTATCTCAAGCTGGTGCTTGTCTTCAACCGAATATCCAAGAAATGGTGGATATTCTTTATTATTGGATGGG TTGttccagtgataccagtggcTATATCTGCTGGACTGATTCATGACCAGTATGGCACAGAAGAATA TTGTTGGATTGCTGTTGGTGCCGGTGATAAAGGAGCCATATGGGCATTTGTTGTACCAATGCTACTAGTTGTTCTG GTGAATATATTCTTCCTCTTGGCTGCTTTGCGCAGTGTCTATAATCTGAGAAAATCAACCATGCAACGAAGTGAGAAAAAGGAATCTTTAAAGTTATTCTC ACAACTCTTCAAGGCCACTGTAATTCTCCTTCCATTGCTCGGACTGACTTGGGTGTTTGGTCTACTCTCAGTCAACAGCAGCACTATTGTGTTTGCATGGTTGTTCTCTATCTTTAACTCACTGCAAGGCTTGTTTGTGTTCATCTTCCATGTGCTCAGGAGTGAAAAG GTTACAAACTTCCTAAAGCAGTGCAGAAAGAGAATGGATAGCGTTGTATCAACTGCCTCTGGAAAAAACAATCCG AGCAAGAATCTGATGAGTGGTGTTCAGCTCAAGCCAATTCACTCTAGATTCAGCAAACACAATTATAGTATGATGACAGATGAAGCCATTGAGACTGCTGCATCTGAATTCGGCTCAGAGAAGTTGTACATTGCTGGATCGCTTGAAAGTGACAATTAA
- the LOC135343223 gene encoding adhesion G protein-coupled receptor L3-like isoform X1, whose amino-acid sequence MMAPVTQRVIAMLLCTLSQCSAAGTVSFSSGSASQTVMEGGSLSVCVMAILDSGDSVEMGLSVTPARGLDVSTNTLHLTDTTTTDCWMVTATDDAIYEADSQIFTLNLALVNPTSSDIVLTDPSTATITVMDNEGAVVSLVNPTIVQNEGDGDVSVCARLDSPAGGAEREIFIALNNNDFTFPSNSRVGATQCLTIPVTNDNVYQTSPVLMETVTLSKSLVVTNQGRLDLTNTVAMVTINDNDDAVVSMDTPTITTTEGGVVGVCANLVSPSGGTSVPITVVFTWNNGGSNSATFSANSNANTLTCIQLTVADDDIYGMSPIPVYTVVLSISSPNSRVSIGGIGETTITVSDDDDAVVSMVTPPMTTTEGAVVEVCANLVSPFGGTSVPITVVFTWSGGSDSATFSANSNPNTQACIQLTVADDDIYGTSPIPVYTVVLSSFNSRVTVGRNSQTTITVRDDDDISEATINIINDDGVVCEAERDSVWGLVFPATVAGFSYSQQCPQNGNGTTLGTVTRFCTLGGVWEAVNIDNCTREVISSLNDRANELFSRNASQKNASQNEVDNLLVSLAKATSVNATGDSTIFPKDLSTTNTIVKSSVNYLVQNIETASPMSSLNFSEEVMNVLNNVLEERNTEGWERLQVDSAAESQQLLLSAELYGQYVSLALRSEAVDTGNMTEITLVRQNIVLAAIEVDTTSLDNIIFPEVVEVSEETGSAQTVIPAALLMERGALDGNVTAVNILFSNLEDFLPKTNLEMNTTRPVSQVISSQVFSNVKLTNSQAQATFRFTTQKFPADEVAENARCVFWSVSSDAANSTWSTEGVITVSVDEDEQMRVYNIVCESSHFTAFAVLVDVTGALNDTTPEISFALSVVTYVGCSISIFFLLLSIFYFLTLRKELLTKVHNFIHLNLSISLLLGYVVFLSGVETAVANKGACVFVAALLHYLFTTVCFWMLCEGIMLYLKLVLVFNRISKKWWIFFIIGWVVPVIPVAISAGLIHDQYGTEEYCWIAVGAGDKGAIWAFVVPMLLVVLVNIFFLLAALRSVYNLRKSTMQRSEKKESLKLFSQLFKATVILLPLLGLTWVFGLLSVNSSTIVFAWLFSIFNSLQGLFVFIFHVLRSEKVTNFLKQCRKRMDSVVSTSASGKNNLSKNPTNGVQLKPSHSRFNKHDHSTMQDEAIKVDETASEFGSEKSYIAGLLENDKKWHEKITFDWIKDFSRSQESLETRLLS is encoded by the exons ATGATGGCACCCGTAACTCAGAGAGTGATTGCGATGTTGCTATGCACTCTCAGTCAGTGCAGTGCAGCTGGAACAGTCAGCTTTAGCAGTGGCAGTGCATCTCAGACAGTAATGGAGGGAGGCAgtttgtcagtgtgtgtgatggcGATACTGGACTCTGGAGATAGTGTAGAGATGGGACTATCAGTCACTCCAGCAA gaggaCTTGATGTTTCTACAAACACATTGCATCTGACTGACACCACTACTACTGATTGCTGGATGGTTACTGCTACGGATGATGCCATCTATGAAGCTGATAGTCAGATATTTACACTGAATCTTGCTCTTGTGAACCCCACTTCGTCAGATATTGTGTTGACAGATCCAAGTACTGCAACTATCACAGTAATGGATAATGAAG GAGCTGTAGTATCGCTAGTGAACCCAACTATAGTGCAGAATGAAGGAGATGGTGATGTCTCAGTGTGTGCTAGACTAGACTCTCCAGCAGGAGGGGCAGAGAGGGAGATATTTATAGCACTCAATAATA ATGACTTCACCTTCCCCTCCAATTCTCGTGTGGGGGCTACCCAGTGTCTGACTATCCCAGTTACCAATGACAATGTGTACCAAACAAGTCCAGTGTTGATGGAGACTGTTACTCTCAGTAAAAGTTTAGTGGTTACCAATCAAGGAAGATTAGATTTGACAAACACAGTGGCAATGGTGACTATCAACGATAATGATG ATGCTGTTGTCTCCATGGACACTCCTACCATAACAACTACCGAGGGTGGTGTGGTTGGTGTGTGTGCTAATCTGGTCAGTCCATCTGGTGGAACAAGTGTACCCATCACTGTTGTGTTTACTTGGAATAATGGAG GATCAAACTCTGCAACCTTCTCGGCTAACTCAAACGCAAACACTCTGACATGTATACAACTGACAGTGGCAGATGATGATATATACGGGATGTCTCCAATACCAGTGTACACTGTTGTGTTGAGCATTTCAAGCCCCAACTCAAGAGTGTCTATTGGAGGGATTGGTGAAACCACAATAACAGTCAgcgatgatgatg ATGCTGTTGTCTCCATGGTCACTCCTCCCATGACAACTACTGAGGGTGCTGTGGTTGAGGTGTGTGCTAATCTGGTCAGTCCATTTGGTGGAACAAGTGTACCCATCACTGTTGTGTTTACTtggagtggag GATCGGACTCTGCAACCTTCTCGGCTAACTCAAACCCAAACACTCAGGCGTGTATACAACTGACAGTGGCAGATGATGATATATATGGAACGTCTCCAATACCAGTGTACACTGTTGTGTTGAGCAGTTTCAACTCAAGAGTGACTGTTGGAAGAAATAGTCAAACAACAATAACAGTCAGGGATGATGATG ACATCTCGGAAGCAACCATCAATATCATCAACGATGATG GCGTGGTTTGTGAAGCTGAACGTGATTCTGTATGGGGGCTTGTCTTCCCTGCCACTGTGGCTGGCTTTTCTTATTCCCAGCAATGCCCACAAAATGGAAATGGAACAACTTTAG GGACTGTGACTCGTTTCTGTACACTGGGTGGTGTCTGGGAAGCAGTGAATATTGATAACTGCACTAGGGAAGTAATCAGCTCACTTAATGACAGG GCAAATGAACTATTTTCTAGAAATGCATCTCAGAAAAATGCATCTCAAAATGAAGTTGACAACCTTCTTGTTTCTCTTGCGAAGGCTACTAGTGTAAATGCAACAGGAGACTCCACCATATTTCCCAAAGATCTCAGCACTACTAATACGATCGTCAAGTCAAGTGTGAATTACCTCGTTCAAAACATTGAGACCGCTAGTCCCATGTCTTCTCttaatttcagtgaa GAAGTTATGAACGTTCTCAACAATGTTCTGGAAGAGAGGAATACAGAAGGATGGGAAAGATTACAAGTG GATTCTGCTGCTGAGAGTCAGCAATTGCTGTTGAGTGCAGAGTTATATGGTCAGTATGTGTCATTGGCACTGAGGAGTGAAGCTGTGGATACAGGCAACATGACGGAGATCACACTTGTGAGACAGAACATCG TGCTAGCTGCAATTGAAGTTGACACCACTAGTCTGGATAACATTATCTTTCCTGAAGTTGTCGAAGTCAGTGAAGAAACAGGCTCAGCCCAAACTGTGATACCAGCTGCTCTTCTTATGGAGAGAGGCGCTCTAG ATGGGAATGTTACAGCAGTCAACATTCTATTTTCCAACTTGGAGGATTTTCTTCCAAAAACCAATCTTGAAAT GAACACGACCAGACCAGTATCACAGGTTATTTCTAGTCAAGTCTTCTCCAATGTGAAGTTAACTAACTCTCAGGCACAGGCAACCTTCAGATTCACCACCCAAAAG ttCCCTGCAGATGAAGTAGCCGAAAATGCAAGATGTGTATTTTGGAGTGTTTCTAG TGATGCGGCCAACAGCACGTGGTCCACGGAAGGTGTGATTACAGTCAGTGTGGATGAAGACgagcaaatgagagtatataATATCGTGTGTGAGAGCAGTCATTTCACAGCATTTGCTGTTCTAGTGGATGTCACTGGAGCACTGAAT GACACAACTCCAGAGATCAGCTTTGCTCTATCGGTGGTGACTTATGTTGGTTGTTCCATCTCCATCTTCTTTCTTCTGTTGTCTATCTTCTATTTCTTGACATTGAG AAAAGAGCTGCTGACCAAGGTTCATAACTTCATTCATCTCAACCTGTCTATTTCTTTGCTCCTTGGTTACGTGGTGTTCCTGTCAGGAGTAGAGACAGCTGTGGCCAACAAG GgagcgtgtgtgtttgtggctgcTCTCCTTCACTACCTGTTCACTACTGTGTGCTTTTGGATGCTGTGTGAGGGAATCATGCTCTATCTCAAGCTGGTGCTTGTCTTCAACCGAATATCCAAGAAATGGTGGATATTCTTTATTATTGGATGGG TTGttccagtgataccagtggcTATATCTGCTGGACTGATTCATGACCAGTATGGCACAGAAGAATA TTGTTGGATTGCTGTTGGTGCCGGTGATAAAGGAGCCATATGGGCATTTGTTGTACCAATGCTACTAGTTGTTCTG GTGAATATATTCTTCCTCTTGGCTGCTTTGCGCAGTGTCTATAATCTGAGAAAATCAACCATGCAACGAAGTGAGAAAAAGGAATCTTTAAAGTTATTCTC ACAACTCTTCAAGGCCACTGTAATTCTCCTTCCATTGCTCGGACTGACTTGGGTGTTTGGTCTACTCTCAGTCAACAGCAGCACTATTGTGTTTGCATGGTTGTTCTCTATCTTTAACTCACTGCAAGGCTTGTTTGTGTTCATCTTCCATGTGCTCAGGAGTGAAAAG